A stretch of the Pelmatolapia mariae isolate MD_Pm_ZW linkage group LG23, Pm_UMD_F_2, whole genome shotgun sequence genome encodes the following:
- the LOC134621372 gene encoding OX-2 membrane glycoprotein-like — protein MAGRAITFVFCLLAFFSNALAAVIQTQQTVLAAVGEDAEFSCQLLKTKDVFQVTWQKISPDVETNVATYSKHFGQTVNDGFTDKVGFIYTGLQNCSIVIRNVTYEDEASYHCLFNTYPDGSLTGKPCLRVYELHEPVVDVRQSNSTEEWVVSCSATGRPAPTVTLSVSQQDLNFSQYNTVNVSNTNTTFTVTSTAVLSGSRKHSTQVGCAARVLSAPHREVMVTIPEVQHTSDHEYDSTWIIVSAVVAVMILGCVILLVTVRLKEKDKQRDHEKSKTPQKSTNKMDGNQTPLIKTESEGIRQRTPNNNSPTNDPLKPPSRAVRKLEM, from the exons ATGGCAGGACGCGCAATCacgtttgtcttttgtttgctgGCGTTTTTTTCAAACG CTCTAGCAGCAGTGATACAAACACAGCAGACTGTGCTGGCAGCAGTGGGAGAAGATGCTGAATTCAGCTGTCAGCTCTTGAAGACTAAAGACGTCTTTCAGGTCACATGGCAGAAAATCTCTCCTGATGTGGAGACAAATGTCGCCACCTAcagcaagcactttggtcagaCAGTGAATGATGGCTTTACAGATAAAGTTGGGTTTATATACACTGGACTACAGAACTGCTCCATAGTCATCAGGAATGTGACATATGAGGATGAAGCCTCCTATCACTGTCTGTTTAACACTTATCCTGACGGCTCTCTGACAGGAAAACCCTGCCTCCGAGTTTATG AGCTGCATGAACCTGTTGTTGATGTCAGACAGTCAAACTCTACTGAAGAGTGGGTTGTTTCCTGTTCAGCCACTGGTCGACCTGCTCCCACTGTAACACTCAGTGTCTCACAACAAGACCTCAACTTCTCACAGTACAACACTGTCAATGTGTCCAACACCAACACTACATTCACTGTCACCTCTACAGCTGTGCTCTCAGGTTCACGTAAACACAGCACACAGGTGGGATGTGCAGCACGAGTGCTCTCTGCTCCTCACAGAGAGGTGATGGTGACGATTCCTGAGGTCCAACATACGTCTGATCATGAATATG ATTCCACCTGGATAATTGTATCAGCTGTAGTAGCGGTGATGATTCTTGGTTGTGTAATTCTACTCGTAACTGTTCGTCTTAAAGAAAAAGACAAGCAGAG GGACCATGAGAAGAGCAAAACACCACAAAAGTCAACCAATAAGATGGACGG GAACCAAACACCTTTAATCAAGACGGAGAGCGAGGGGATCAGACAACGAACACCAAATAACAACAGCCCAACAAATGATCCCCTAAAGCCACCATCACGAGCAGTAAGAAAACTTGAGATGTAA
- the LOC134621164 gene encoding OX-2 membrane glycoprotein-like, giving the protein MKQALAAVIQTQQTVLAAVGEDTELSCQLLETKDVLQVTWQKISHDGEKNVATYNKQFGQRVNDGFKDKVGFKYHGLQNCSIVIRNVTEQDEGCYHCLFITYPEGSFTGRTCLQVYELHEPVVDVRQSNSTEEWVVSCSATSRPAPTVTLSVSQQDLNFSQYNTVNVSNTNSTFTVTTSAVLSGSRKHSTQVGCAARVLSAPHREVMVMIPEVQQVFAAATADHNDSTSVIVIATIAGLTVFALVAALIALLLEEKVDSKDSKQSSALEEKTSAQDEETSSPEDEGPISKEPDCITTDEED; this is encoded by the exons ATGAAACAAG CTCTAGCAGCAgtgatccaaacacagcagactGTGCTGGCAGCAGTGGGAGAAGATACTGAATTGAGCTGTCAGCTCTTGGAGACTAAAGACGTCCTTCAGGTCACATGGCAGAAAATCTCACATGATGGGGAGAAGAATGTTGCCACATACAACAAGCAGTTTGGTCAGAGAGTGAATGATGGCTTTAAAGATAAAGTTGGGTTTAAATATCATGGACTACAGAACTGCTCCATAGTCATCAGGAATGTGACGGAGCAGGATGAAGGATGCTATCACTGTCTGTTTATCACTTATCCTGAAGGCTCCTTCACCGGTAGAACCTGCCTCCAAGTCTATG AGCTGCATGAACCTGTTGTTGATGTCAGACAGTCAAACTCTACTGAAGAGTGGGTTGTTTCCTGTTCAGCCACTAGTCGACCTGCTCCCACTGTAACACTCAGTGTCTCACAACAAGACCTCAACTTCTCACAGTACAACACTGTCAATGTGTCCAACACCAACTCTACATTCACTGTCACCACTTCAGCTGTGCTCTCAGGTTCACGTAAACACAGCACACAGGTGGGATGTGCAGCACGAGTGCTCTCTGCTCCTCACAGAGAGGTGATGGTGATGATTCCTGAGGTGCAGCAGGTGtttgctgctgctactgctgatCATAATG ATTCCACCTCAGTGATTGTAATAGCTACAATAGCAGGACTGACGGTTTTTGCTTTAGTAGCTGCTCTCATTGCACTCCTGCTTGAAGAAAAAGTg gACAGCAAGGACAGCAAGCAGTCCTCTGCCCTTGAAGAAAAGACATCTGCCCAAGATGAAGAAACTTCCTCTCCAGAAGATGAGGGGCCAATCTCCAAAGAACCTGACTGTATCACCACTGATGAAGAGGACTAG
- the LOC134621166 gene encoding OX-2 membrane glycoprotein-like: MLPRHQPACIGNGIGINRFSTAHLLGVRAPSVCEVCLLLAEQGGEALAAVIQTQQTVLAAVGEDAEFSCQLLKTKDVLQVTWQKISQDVETNVATYNKYFGQRVNDGFTDKFKFKYTGLQNCSIVIKNVTEQDQGCYRCLFNTYPEGAFTGRTCLQLYELHEPVLDVRQSNSTEEWVVSCSATGRPAPTVTLSVSQQHLNFSQYNTVSVSNTNATFTVTTTAVLSGSRKHSTQVGCAARVLSAPHREVMVMILSDDGSGGGDDDDGEKLF; the protein is encoded by the exons atgctgccccgacatcagccagcgtgtattgggaatggcataggcatcAATCGGTTTTCTaccgcccatttgctgggagtaagggcgccctccgtgtGCGAGGTGTGCCTGCTGCTTGCGGaacagggaggagagg CTCTAGCAGCAgtgatccaaacacagcagactGTGCTGGCAGCAGTGGGAGAAGATGCTGAATTCAGCTGTCAGCTCTTGAAGACTAAAGACGTCCTTCAGGTCACATGGCAGAAAATCTCACAAGATGTGGAGACAAATGTTGCCACCTACAACAAGTACTTTGGTCAGAGAGTGAATGATGGCTTTACAGATAAATTTAAGTTTAAATACACTGGACTACAGAACTGCTCCATAGTCATCAAGAATGTGACGGAGCAGGATCAAGGATGCTATCGTTGTCTGTTTAACACTTATCCTGAAGGAGCCTTCACTGGTAGAACCTGCCTCCAACTCTATG AGCTGCATGAACCTGTCCTTGATGTCAGACAGTCAAACTCTACTGAAGAGTGGGTTGTTTCCTGTTCAGCCACTGGTCGACCTGCTCCCACTGTAACACTCAGTGTCTCACAACAACACCTCAACTTCTCACAGTACAACActgtcagtgtgtccaacacCAACGCTACATTCACTGTCACCACTACAGCTGTGCTCTCAGGTTCACGTAAACACAGCACACAGGTGGGATGTGCAGCACGAGTGCTCTCTGCTCCTCACAGAGAGGTGATGGTGATGATCCTTTCTGATGatggtagtggtggtggtgatgatgatgatggtgagaaACTCTTTTAA
- the LOC134621369 gene encoding nectin-1-like, protein MAGRKIALIFSLLAIFSKGHTSGIQTQHTVLAAVGDKARLNCELMLSKDVLQVTWQMISGSSEKNMATTNKYFGQRVNPEFTKKVEFKNPALQNCSIVIRNVTEQDEGCYRCLFNTYPEGAFTGRTCLQVYELHEPAVDVRETNSAEEWVVSCSATGRPAPTVTLSVSQQDLSFSQYNTVNVSNTNATFTVTTTAVLSGSLKHSTQVGCAARVLSAPQRGVMVMIYEVQKTPDATEDGSYEKITSHSSESNFTWIIVLAVVSVVAVLLVMLYVVHRDWISAAITAHFKQQNKTGDPEKTKTPLKSKQDIDENKTPLIKHENEQLRQRTSTKKTPKNMNRKVSPSTAKRLFEEDQSIKTKRDEQTASLAD, encoded by the exons ATGGCAGGACGTAAAATCGCACTGATCTTTTCTTTACTGGCGATCTTTTCAAAAG GTCATACATCTGGGATACAAACACAGCACACTGTGCTGGCAGCAGTGGGAGATAAGGCCCGCTTAAACTGTGAGCTCATGCTTTCTAAAGACGTACTTCAAGTCACATGGCAGATGATCTCAGGAAGTTCAGAAAAGAATATGGCAACCACCAACAAGTACTTTGGCCAGAGAGTGAATCCTGAGTTTACAAAGAAAGTGGAGTTTAAAAATCCTGCACTACAGAACTGCTCCATAGTCATCAGGAATGTGACGGAGCAGGATGAAGGCTGCTATCGCTGTCTGTTTAACACTTATCCTGAAGGAGCCTTCACAGGTAGAACCTGCCTCCAAGTCTACG AGCTGCATGAACCTGCTGTTGATGTCAGAGAGACAAACTCTGCTGAAGAGTGGGTTGTTTCCTGTTCAGCCACTGGTCGACCTGCTCCCACTGTAACACTCAGTGTCTCACAACAAGACCTCAGCTTCTCACAGTACAACACTGTCAATGTGTCCAACACCAACGCTACATTCACTGTCACCACTACAGCTGTGCTCTCAGGTTCACTTAAACACAGCACACAGGTGGGATGTGCAGCACGAGTGCTCTCTGCTCCTCAGCGAGGGGTGATGGTGATGATTTACGAGGTCCAAAAGACACCTGATGCTACTGAGGATG GCTCTTATGAGAAGATTACATCCCATAGCAGTGAATCCA ATTTCACCTGGATCATTGTATTAGCTGTGGTGTCGGTGGTTGCAGTGTTACTGGTGATGTTGTATGTGGTTCATCGCGATTGGATCTCTGCTGCCATCACTGCTCAtttcaaacaacaaaacaagactGG GGACCcagagaaaaccaaaacaccactAAAATCAAAgcaagacattgatga GAACAAAACACCTTTAATAAAGCACGAGAACGAGCAGCTCAGGCAGCGGACGTCTACAAAGAAAACTCCAAAAAACATGAACAGGAAGGTTTCACCTTCAACAGCAAAAAGACTGTTTGAAGaagatcaatcaatcaaaactAAAAGAGATGAACAAACTGCATCACTGGCTGATTAA